In Acidimicrobiales bacterium, one DNA window encodes the following:
- the mraY gene encoding phospho-N-acetylmuramoyl-pentapeptide-transferase yields MIAIFTAGGVALLIAGFGTPVLLRWLSSRRIGQQIREDGPAIHLVKAGTPTMGGLAIIAAVAGGYFLGHVGTHVPLSAGGVLVVAAVVLAGAIGLADDWLKVRRRRSLGLNKRAKLALQLAVGVGFSLAAVYLAGARTTLSFTRFDVPGIALGAGVWTVWATFVIVAEANAVNLTDGLDGLAAGSSAFSFTCLTLIGYWEFRHAHLYGVAHRGLDALDLALAAIAMGGACVGFLWWNAAPARIFMGDTGSLAIGTGLACIALELNLALLLPVIGGLFLVVTLSVVAQVVAFRCFGTRIFRMAPLHHHFELVGWPETTVIVRFWIFSGLCTAVALGVFYADFLGVRKL; encoded by the coding sequence GTGATCGCCATCTTCACGGCCGGTGGCGTGGCGCTCCTCATCGCTGGCTTCGGGACCCCGGTGCTGCTTCGCTGGCTGTCCAGCCGGCGCATCGGCCAGCAGATCAGGGAGGACGGTCCGGCGATCCACCTCGTGAAGGCCGGCACGCCGACGATGGGCGGCCTCGCGATCATCGCCGCGGTGGCGGGGGGCTACTTCCTCGGCCACGTCGGCACGCACGTACCGTTGTCCGCTGGTGGCGTCCTCGTCGTGGCCGCGGTCGTCCTCGCCGGCGCGATCGGCTTGGCGGACGACTGGCTGAAGGTCCGGCGCCGGCGCAGCCTCGGCCTCAACAAGCGGGCGAAGCTCGCCCTCCAGCTCGCCGTCGGCGTCGGCTTCTCGCTCGCCGCCGTCTACCTCGCCGGCGCTCGCACGACGCTCTCGTTCACCCGCTTCGACGTCCCCGGCATCGCGCTCGGGGCCGGCGTGTGGACCGTGTGGGCCACCTTCGTCATCGTCGCCGAGGCGAACGCCGTCAACCTCACGGACGGGCTGGACGGGCTGGCTGCGGGGTCGTCGGCGTTCAGCTTCACCTGCCTCACGCTGATCGGCTACTGGGAGTTTCGCCACGCCCACCTCTACGGGGTCGCCCATCGGGGGCTCGACGCCCTCGATCTGGCGCTCGCGGCGATCGCGATGGGTGGGGCCTGCGTCGGGTTCCTCTGGTGGAACGCGGCGCCGGCGCGCATCTTCATGGGCGATACCGGCTCGCTCGCCATCGGCACGGGGCTCGCCTGCATCGCGCTCGAGCTCAACCTGGCCCTCCTGCTGCCGGTCATCGGCGGGCTCTTCCTCGTCGTCACGCTCTCGGTCGTCGCGCAGGTGGTCGCGTTCCGCTGCTTCGGCACCCGTATCTTCCGCATGGCGCCGCTCCACCATCACTTCGAGCTCGTCGGCTGGCCGGAGACGACCGTCATCGTGCGGTTCTGGATCTTCTCCGGGCTGTGCACCGCGGTCGCCCTCGGGGTCTTCTACGCCGACTTCCTCGGGGTGCGGAAGCTGTGA
- the murD gene encoding UDP-N-acetylmuramoyl-L-alanine--D-glutamate ligase, with amino-acid sequence MGFARTGRAVAELLVRRGVATVALDDAPGAPALAAAEGLGVELRPTPPDADLRRLLEQVDLVVVSPGIPPRHRAIELAPSGAVVSELELAYRLGVPPIVAVTGTNGKTTVTGLVATMLAASGVRARALGNIGEPLVTAVGRRDLDVAVVEVSSFQLAFTQRFRPAVATWLNLAEDHLDWHPSLEHYVASKARVWTNQQGDDVAVANAEDPVVREAARLVRGRLVRFGRDAGEYRVEGDALVGPSGEPLIRRADLRRALPHDELNALAALATALEAGAEPDACRGALERFEPPPHRVEFVASVDGVDYYDDSKATTPSAARAALEGFERVVLIAGGRNKGLDLSAMRPARGHGGSARPSAVVAIGEAADEVAAAFEELCPVVRAGSMREAVEAASRLAASGDAVLLSPGCASFDWYRSYEERGEDFARAVLELASDRATGARRGA; translated from the coding sequence GTGGGCTTCGCGCGCACGGGCAGGGCCGTCGCCGAGCTCCTCGTCCGGCGCGGCGTCGCGACGGTCGCGCTCGACGACGCGCCCGGCGCGCCGGCGCTCGCTGCCGCCGAGGGCCTCGGGGTCGAGCTGCGCCCGACGCCGCCGGACGCCGACCTGCGGCGGCTGCTCGAGCAGGTCGACCTCGTCGTCGTGAGCCCGGGGATACCGCCGCGGCATCGCGCGATCGAGCTCGCGCCGAGCGGAGCGGTCGTCTCCGAGCTGGAGCTCGCCTATCGGCTCGGCGTGCCACCGATCGTCGCGGTGACGGGGACGAACGGCAAGACGACCGTCACCGGCCTCGTCGCGACCATGCTCGCAGCCTCGGGCGTGCGTGCCCGCGCCCTCGGCAACATCGGGGAGCCGCTCGTCACCGCCGTGGGGCGGCGCGACCTCGACGTCGCCGTCGTCGAGGTCTCGTCGTTCCAGCTGGCCTTCACGCAGCGCTTCCGGCCCGCGGTCGCCACCTGGCTCAACCTCGCCGAGGACCACCTCGACTGGCACCCGAGCCTCGAGCACTACGTCGCCTCGAAGGCGCGGGTGTGGACCAACCAGCAAGGCGACGATGTCGCCGTCGCCAACGCCGAGGACCCCGTCGTGCGCGAGGCCGCCCGGCTCGTCCGGGGTCGGCTCGTCCGCTTCGGGCGCGACGCCGGCGAGTACCGCGTCGAGGGCGACGCGCTCGTCGGCCCATCCGGCGAGCCGCTCATCCGGCGCGCCGACCTCCGGCGGGCGCTGCCCCACGACGAGCTGAACGCGCTCGCGGCGCTCGCCACGGCGCTCGAAGCCGGCGCGGAACCGGACGCCTGCCGCGGCGCGCTCGAGCGCTTCGAGCCGCCCCCGCACCGCGTCGAGTTCGTCGCGAGCGTCGACGGCGTCGACTACTACGACGACTCGAAGGCGACGACGCCGTCGGCGGCTCGGGCTGCCCTCGAGGGGTTCGAGCGGGTCGTGCTCATCGCTGGCGGGCGGAACAAGGGGCTCGACCTCTCGGCGATGCGGCCGGCGCGCGGGCACGGCGGGTCGGCGCGCCCGAGCGCCGTCGTGGCCATCGGCGAGGCCGCCGACGAGGTCGCGGCGGCGTTCGAGGAGCTGTGCCCCGTGGTGCGCGCCGGGTCGATGCGCGAGGCCGTCGAGGCCGCCTCGCGGCTCGCGGCGAGCGGCGACGCGGTCCTGCTCTCGCCTGGCTGCGCCTCGTTCGACTGGTACCGGTCCTACGAGGAGCGCGGCGAGGACTTCGCCCGGGCGGTCCTCGAGCTCGCGAGCGACCGGGCGACCGGCGCGCGGAGGGGCGCCTGA
- the ftsW gene encoding putative lipid II flippase FtsW, translating to MASPQRRLPRPAPARVPGAPRLRVITGGAGAPRPSAHAPATTRTPAAGDARRITALAALLTAFGLVMVLSASPVVSIVDYGSAWSLFERQLLWSVLGVLGFALARRVDLARLRRLAVPLLVGTTLLLLAVLAPGIGRSAGGSSRWIGAGFVRIQPSELAKLAFVLFAADLVCRRAGARDELREIVRPLALVLAFLGVLILKQPDMGTAIVLVCICGLVLFAGGVRTRLLVGGLGLVALAGGALALAAPYRRARLLSFVNPFAHATTTGYQVVQSLAALGSGHLTGAGFAGSATTYGLLPNAQTDFIFAVVGNELGLLGAVGVVLAFLAFGWVGLRIAAHAPDRFSALVAVGVTGWIVCQALINIGGVTGILPETGIPLPFLSFGGSSLVVVLVASGLLANVARARATQEEGAP from the coding sequence ATGGCCTCGCCGCAGCGGCGGCTGCCGAGACCTGCACCGGCGCGGGTCCCGGGGGCGCCGCGCCTTCGGGTCATCACCGGGGGCGCCGGCGCGCCACGGCCGAGCGCGCACGCCCCGGCGACGACACGGACCCCCGCGGCGGGCGACGCTCGGCGCATCACCGCCCTGGCCGCGCTCCTCACCGCGTTCGGCCTCGTCATGGTGCTGTCCGCCTCGCCGGTGGTCTCGATCGTCGACTACGGCTCCGCCTGGTCGCTCTTCGAGCGGCAGCTGCTGTGGAGCGTGCTCGGCGTGCTCGGCTTCGCGCTCGCCCGCCGGGTCGACCTCGCCCGCCTGCGACGGCTCGCCGTGCCGCTGCTCGTGGGGACGACCCTGCTCCTCCTCGCCGTGCTCGCGCCCGGTATCGGCCGCAGCGCCGGTGGCTCGAGCCGCTGGATCGGCGCGGGCTTCGTCCGGATCCAGCCCTCGGAGCTCGCGAAGCTCGCCTTCGTGCTCTTCGCCGCCGACCTCGTGTGCCGGCGCGCCGGCGCACGCGACGAGCTGCGCGAGATCGTGCGGCCGCTCGCCCTCGTGCTCGCGTTCCTCGGCGTCCTGATCCTGAAGCAGCCCGACATGGGGACCGCGATCGTCCTCGTGTGCATCTGCGGGCTCGTGCTCTTCGCCGGCGGGGTGCGGACGCGGCTGCTCGTCGGCGGGCTCGGGCTCGTCGCGCTCGCCGGCGGGGCGCTGGCGCTCGCAGCCCCGTACCGGCGCGCGCGGCTGCTCTCGTTCGTCAACCCGTTCGCGCACGCCACCACGACCGGCTACCAGGTGGTCCAGTCCCTCGCCGCGCTCGGCTCGGGGCACCTCACCGGTGCCGGCTTCGCGGGGTCGGCCACCACCTACGGGCTGCTGCCGAACGCGCAGACGGACTTCATCTTCGCCGTCGTCGGCAACGAGCTCGGGCTCCTCGGCGCCGTCGGGGTCGTCCTCGCCTTCCTCGCCTTCGGCTGGGTGGGGCTGCGCATCGCCGCGCACGCGCCCGATCGCTTCTCCGCGCTCGTCGCGGTCGGCGTCACGGGCTGGATCGTGTGCCAGGCGCTCATCAACATCGGCGGCGTGACCGGCATCCTCCCCGAGACGGGCATCCCCCTGCCGTTCCTCTCCTTCGGCGGCTCCTCCCTCGTCGTCGTGCTCGTCGCGAGCGGCCTCCTCGCGAACGTCGCGCGGGCGCGGGCCACCCAGGAGGAGGGCGCGCCGTGA
- a CDS encoding UDP-N-acetylglucosamine--N-acetylmuramyl-(pentapeptide) pyrophosphoryl-undecaprenol N-acetylglucosamine transferase, whose product MTARGEALFITGGGTAGHVLPALAIADALVASGVERSALRFVGSRRGMEAQLVPPRGIALTLLPGRGVVRRPTPASAAALAGLGVALARALVLVAWHRPRAVVSLGGYAALACSLAAAALRRPLVVVNVDAVPGAVNRVTGRFARVCAVAFTGTPLPRAVVTGAPVRPEVLGVDRSPEGRACARRRLGVGDGALVAVVGGSLGARRLNDAALDLARRLAGRSDLLLYHVAGARNLEEVGRRRAALGSPSGSVAYRLVGFEERMPELLAAADLVVCRAGASTVAELAVVGTPSILVPLPGAPGDHQRRNADALARAGGAIVLDDAACTGERLAGLVEELLEDPARLAEMSRAARTLGRPDAAAAIARLVAEVAAAPPSGRVPGGRGARHGEERSPGAGARSARR is encoded by the coding sequence GTGACCGCTCGCGGCGAGGCGCTGTTCATCACGGGAGGCGGGACGGCCGGCCACGTGCTGCCGGCGCTCGCCATCGCCGACGCCCTCGTGGCGAGCGGCGTCGAGCGTTCGGCGCTGCGCTTCGTCGGGTCGCGCCGGGGAATGGAGGCGCAGCTCGTCCCGCCGCGCGGCATCGCCCTCACCCTCCTGCCCGGCCGGGGGGTCGTCCGCCGTCCGACGCCCGCGAGCGCCGCGGCGCTGGCAGGCCTCGGCGTCGCCCTCGCGCGCGCCCTCGTGCTCGTCGCCTGGCACCGGCCGCGCGCGGTCGTGAGCCTGGGCGGCTACGCAGCGCTCGCCTGCTCGCTCGCGGCCGCGGCGCTGCGCCGGCCGCTCGTCGTCGTGAACGTCGATGCGGTGCCGGGCGCCGTGAACCGGGTCACCGGCCGCTTCGCCCGGGTCTGCGCCGTCGCCTTCACCGGCACGCCGCTGCCGCGCGCGGTGGTGACCGGGGCGCCGGTGCGTCCCGAGGTGCTCGGCGTCGACCGCTCGCCCGAGGGGCGAGCCTGCGCGCGCCGGCGCCTCGGCGTCGGAGACGGCGCCCTCGTGGCGGTCGTCGGCGGGTCGCTCGGCGCCCGGCGCCTCAACGACGCGGCCCTCGACCTGGCGAGGCGCCTCGCGGGCCGCAGCGATCTGCTCCTCTACCACGTCGCCGGTGCCCGCAACCTCGAGGAGGTCGGCCGCCGGCGCGCCGCGCTCGGCTCGCCGAGCGGGTCCGTCGCCTACCGCCTCGTCGGCTTCGAGGAGCGGATGCCCGAGCTGCTCGCCGCGGCGGACCTCGTGGTGTGCCGAGCCGGCGCGTCGACGGTCGCCGAGCTCGCGGTCGTCGGCACGCCGAGCATCCTCGTGCCGCTGCCCGGCGCGCCCGGCGACCACCAGCGTCGGAACGCCGACGCGCTCGCGCGCGCGGGGGGCGCCATCGTCCTCGACGACGCGGCGTGCACCGGCGAGCGCCTCGCGGGGCTGGTCGAGGAGCTGCTCGAGGATCCCGCTCGCCTGGCGGAGATGTCCCGGGCCGCGCGTACCCTCGGCCGGCCGGACGCCGCCGCGGCGATTGCGCGCCTCGTCGCCGAGGTAGCCGCGGCGCCGCCGAGCGGACGGGTGCCGGGCGGGCGTGGGGCGCGCCACGGCGAGGAGCGCTCGCCGGGCGCTGGCGCGAGGAGCGCTCGCCGGTGA